One Mytilus trossulus isolate FHL-02 chromosome 5, PNRI_Mtr1.1.1.hap1, whole genome shotgun sequence DNA segment encodes these proteins:
- the LOC134718043 gene encoding myb-like protein W, with the protein MGDTDLHSNINNSNLKLLEKSELNKLEISEPHILEISELNELEISELDKLERSELNQISNNNCAKELNQNSNNNCAKELNQNSNNNCAKELNQNSNNNCAKQLNQNSNNNCAKETYHIQTDFLLNELNDSYARKDYHSNIQTDLLQDQNEQPRNNSEEVLSKFVNSSNANFIKFGTFDQKTEADRKKSIRDASDIRQIERQRELAAKREVRKDKNYRKTEADRKKSRRENSDIRQIVRQRELVAKRDARKNEDFNKRELAAKREVRKDTNYRRAEAESKKSQRNNSDLRQIERRRELVAKRDARKNKDFNQRELAAKREVRKDTNYRRAEAESKKSHRDNSDLRQIERQRELVA; encoded by the exons ATGGGGGATACTGACCTCCactcaaatataaacaacagtaACTTGAAACTACTTGAAAAATCTGAATTGAATAAACTTGAAATATCTGAACCACATATACTTGAAATATCAGAATTAAATGAACTTGAAATATCTGAATTAGATAAACTTGAACGATCTGAGTTGAATCAAATCAGTAACAATAACTGTGCAAAAGAATTGAATCAAAACAGTAACAATAACTGTGCAAAAGAATTGAATCAAAACAGTAACAACAACTGTGCAAAAGAATTGAATCAAAACAGTAACAATAACTGTGCAAAACAATTGAATCAAAACAGTAACAATAACTGTGCAAAAGAAACTTATCATATACAAACAGATTTTCTGTTAAATGAATTAAACGATAGTTATGCAAGAAAAGATTATCATAGTAATATCCAAACTGATCTGTTGCAAGACCAAAATGAACAACCTAGAAATAATTCAGAAGAGGTGCTATCAAAATTTGTCAATTCTTCTAATGCAAACTTTATTAAATTTGGAACTTTTGACCA aaagaCTGAAGCAGATAGAAAGAAGTCTATAAGAGATGCTTCTGATATAAGACAGATAGAGAGACAAAGAGAACTTGCTGCTAAAAGAGAAGTAAGAAAGgataaaaattatagaaagaCTGAAGCGGATAGAAAGAAGTCTCGGAGAGAAAATTCAGATATAAGACAGATAGTAAGACAAAGAGAACTTGTTGCTAAAAGAGATGCTAGAAAGAATGAAGATTTCAATAAAAGAGAACTTGCTGCTAAAAGAGAAGTAAGAAAGGATACAAATTATAGAAGGGCTGAAGCTGAAAGTAAAAAGTCTCAAAGAAATAATTCTGATTTAAGACAGATAGAAAGACGAAGAGAACTTGTTGCTAAAAGAGATGCTAGAAAGAATAAAGATTTCAATCAAAGAGAACTTGCTGCTAAAAGAGAAGTAAGAAAGGATACAAATTATAGAAGGGCTGAAGCTGAAAGTAAAAAGTCTCATAGAGATAATTCTGATTTAAGACAGATAGAAAGACAAAGAGAACTTGTTGCTTAA